The following nucleotide sequence is from Synchiropus splendidus isolate RoL2022-P1 chromosome 1, RoL_Sspl_1.0, whole genome shotgun sequence.
CATTTCCCTCAACTTCATTAAGCCAGTCCTGGCTACCGAAATGAGGCGTATTTTGCCAACTGCTGCCGGTCTGCCAATGGAGCTGAGTCTCTACACTGCTGCCGTCGCGGGCGCAAATGTTGAATGTAAGAGACAGTGTTGTACTCAGCGCTACAGTATACTGAATCACCATATCTACTTTACATTTGTTTGGTGATGAAACACCAAGCCAGTGTTTAATCAAAGTGGTTATCCGCTTGTTTAGTCAAGGCCAAAGCTACACCAAGTCCACCAGACAATTTCCGCCTCAGTCACCTTTTGAAGACCAACATTGAGCTTCAAACAGAGATGAAACCAAGGTATAGCACCATTGTCTTATGGACTAAAATGAGTTATAAATAGTATCAAGCACTGTAAAGAATGGACTTTTGATCTTTCCTCAGCATTGCCATGAACTCCTTTGCTGTGATGGGCATCAACACAGAGATCATTCAGGCTGTCGTGCTGTCCAGAGCAAGTGTCAACTCATTCATTCCTGCAAAAATTGAGGCAACACTGGACATTGCTGAGGGTCACTTTAAGATTGTGGGCCTGCCTGTGGGCTCACATGAGCACTTTGGATATGCACAGTGAGAAAATCTAAATCTCCAAACACAAAGATCATTGTTAATATTTTGGACATAGCTGCATTCTTCATCTCATTCCAGCATCGAGACGAACGCTATTGTGAGGAATTTTGAGGAACCATCGGGCGAGAAAAGTACTCCCGTCATTCCAATGAAGGTTGTGAAGACAGCAGAAATAATCTCATCTCGTATGGTTTCCAACGCCGCAAGTGTGGTAAGTTAACTTTTTTATCAGCATGAAGGAAATTATTTTGAAGTCGTATTCATACTGCCACAGTCCAAATCCTCTGAGATGGTCGAGCCAGAAATTGACTCAGTGGTAGAGCCCATCATCAAGAACAAACGGGAGATATTTCAGAAGAAGTACTGCGCTAAAGTCGCTGTCGTCGGAGTGAAGACCTGTTTCAAATTAGAGAGACAAAATGTTGCTTCCAAGAAGACCATTTTCAACTGGTTGATTGGAAAGAATTCCATTGCTTGGTCCATGATTCCAAGTAGGTTATCAGAAATCAGGAAACATTTATGTTGCTCATGGACAGATATTTAATGGCATATCTGTTCCTTTAGTTGAAGGCAAGGCCGTTGAACGACTGGAGATGGAGGTCCAGGTTGGAGCAAAAGCAGCAGAGAAACTGATCAAGAGGATCAATCTGAgtggggaagaggaggaggaggaggcaatgCCTCCAGTTAAACCAGTGCTGGCCAAGCTCAAGAAAATCCTGACTCCTGGTCTGAAGAACAGCACCATGTCATCCTCGTCTTCCAGCTCAAGCCATTCTAGTTCAAGCCTTGGCTCAAAGTCCTCCGCTTCTAGCTCTTCTTCTCGACTTAGCAGCAAGCCAGTCAAGCCCCTCAGTAAGCGACGCAGCGTGAGCGTCAGTAGCAGCAGTCGTGTAAGCagcaagagcagcagcagcagcagcagtcgcgtcagcagcagcagcagagttggCAGCAagagcagcagtagcagcagcagcagcagcagtcaagTTAGCagcaagagcagcagcagcagcagatcctCTCTGAAGAGAAAGTCTTTCAAATTCAGCTCAGAGTCCAGTCTGGAATCTCTCTTCACCTctagctccagctccagctccagctccagtgcATCCATTGAGCCCATCTCCAAGGTTCGGCCCTAACTGACACTTATTTTGAATTGGATTGTCAAACTTTCAGttatccatgtttgttttccactaACAGCGAGTGGACAACCGTCAGAAGTTTGTCAGACACCACAAGAAGCAGGTGCGACAGTGTTTCCTTTGAGCCTGATTTTTACAAAACAAGCCATGCTAACCACCTTTCTTGTGGTATCATTATAAAGATGATCCGCCCCAAAGCTACCTCAGCAGAAATGTCCAGGAGCAGAAGCAGTGCCTCTAGCTTTGAAGCCATCTACTCAAAGGTGACATTGCTGTTTAAAGAAGATCACTTCCATGTTTTGTGGTTCTAATCTTGACTGTTGGAATAAATAGAAAAAGTTCCTTGGCAAGGAAGTTGAGCCTTCACTGGCCATCATCTTCCGCGCCGTGAGAGCAGATCAGAAGGTCGAGGGATTCGAAATCTCTGCTTACCTTGACAAGCCTGCTGCAAGACTTCAAATCATTCTGGCTGCGCTGGCTGAAGAAAACAACTGGAAGTTCTGCGCCGATGGCATCATTCTCAGCAAGCACAAAGTCACTGTAAGACAATGCGACAACACAAGAAAATCAAGGTTAATGGTAGCTCATGCGAATGACCTGCAACTCAACAGGCAAAATTCGCATGGGGAGCTGAGTGCAAGCAATATGACACCATAATCATAGCTGAGACTGGTCTCCTCGGACCAAACCCAGCCGCTCGCCTTAGACTGGCCTGGACTGAGATCCCTTCTGTTGTGAGACGCTACGCCAACATGTAAGGACGTTCTTCCACCCCAAGTTAGGATTGAGTCTGTCTACCGTCCTGCTCAGTTAATATCTGTGACTTTCACAGGGTGATAAAATACATTCCCGAATACATTTGGGCTGACTGGATTCACGGCAAGGAATTAAACAGTGAAAAGCAGCTGTCGCTCACTCTGGTGGCCACATCTGACAAAACTCTGGAGCTGATCGGAAAGACACCAACAGTACGTCCGTGATTGTTTTAATGAAATACCGAAGCAATGACGTGCAAACTCCTACTCCTCCAGCGCACCCTCTACAGGCTCAACCTGCATCTTCCCATCGCTCTGCCACTTGACGACATGACCGGCTTGGTTCCTTTCGATGACCTCAGTGAAAAGATCAGCTTCATCATGTCCAAAGCTGGAGCAGGTATGAAACAACTTTTTAGTGTTATGCCATACAAATGACActaaaaaaacactgtttcagaCGGTTGTCAAAACTTTCCTTCCCTTTCATTCAGCCGAGTGCCGCTACGAGAAAGAGACGCTGACCACATTCAACAAGAGGAAATTCAAAAACGAGATGCCACTGTCTTGTTACCAAGTTGTGGCCCAGGACTCTACGGAGGAGATGAAGTTCATGGTCTTGTTGAAGAAGGACCACGTCGAACAGCACCACCTCAATGTCAAGGTTGCCGACATGTGAgcataaatgagaaaaataatgcaaaaatattCCCAGACATGCTGATGAAAACCTTTTCTTTCAGTGATATCGACCTGTATCCCAGGAATTCTGACATGATAGTGAAGGTCAACGGAATGGAAATCCCTATCAGCAACCTGCCATACCAGCATCCTACAGGTGCCTTGAATCATTCAATTTCAGGATCCAAGATACTTACGAAATGCAAATGactttgttctttctttttacaGCTCGAATCCAGATCAGACCACGTGGTGAGGGCATTTCTGTCATCGCACCCAGCCTGGGACTTCATGAGGTCTACTTTGGAAGAAACTCCTGGGGGGTAAGAGTCATTCCTCGATAACCGTAGTAATGGAGCAACCCCATTaccaaagtgattttttttttttttttaccaaaccATACAGGTTGAGGTTTCTGACTGGATGAAGGGGAAAACTTCTGGACTTTGCGGGAGAGCTGACGGTGAAATTAAGCAGGAGTTCCACACACCCTATGGACGTGTGACCAAAAGCCCCGTCAGCTTTGCTCACTCTTGGGTTCTGCCTGCTGAGACCTGCCGCGACACGTCTGGTAAGCCACCGGCCTCTCCAGTCAATTTAAAGATGTTCTTACACAGGTTTTCTCCCTCAGAGTGCCGTATGAAGCTTGAATCCGTGATGCTGGAGAAGCAGATGGTTCACCATGGCCAAGATTCCAAATGTTTCTCTGTGGAGCCTGTGTTGCGCTGCCTGCCTGGGTGCTTCCCTGTAAAGACCATCCCAGTCACGGTTGGCTTCCACTGCCAGGCAACTGGTAAGTCTCCGACTGGTTCAGAATGAAATTGATCCCACCTCACCGCGGTTTTACTGATCGCTCTATTGTTCTTCCTCAGCAACCCCAGTGATGCCACCAGCCAGAATTTACGAGTCGAGCGTGGACCTGAGGGAAACAGCAGAAGCTCACATGGCCTGCAGCTGCACCGCTCAGTGTGCTTAATAACATTATCTTCATCCACCGTCATTGTGTATGTTTTGAGCGTTTCATTGAATAAACTGTATCTCAAGGTACAATTCTTGTCTTTTACGTTTCTGTTTTTTCAACAGCTTCTCAcatgcaacagaaaaaaagaaacaaacagtaCTGACTAGTAGTGATTTTGAgcaaaaagaaacaagaaagaaaCATTCACAACCAGAAACAACcctcacacagaaacacacctacCTCCTCAAATATGATCTAGATGCAAGGGGGGGATACCTGGCCAGGAAAAGTTGATACTAGGGTACTTGACAAGTGAAGAAAGAGTTAGGGGTGCGGGCTGCACGACCCAACAGAGGAGAGTTAAACAGAGAGTTAAACCACTGCGGTGAAGCATGGGCTGTCCTGAGCTCAGTCAAACCAGGCAGCGCGTAACACAAAAGTTGTTCCCCGAAAAGCCACAGACAGTGTACGGCATTATCATCCAATTGCAGCTACATGACCACAGCTGCAGACTGGAATAGCCCCTTATAGGTTGCACCTCAAGTTTCAACAGCTGGTTAATGTCTGCATTTCTGGGTTATGTCCAACATGAGGTCAGGATTAGGGTTAAACACTAGATGTTGACTTTGAGTATGCCCACTACATCAGTAAAGTCTCTGATGGAATGACCACTTCCGTTTCTACTGGTAAACACACTGGAAGGTTAAACCCTGCCAATTACGTCAGTTCAAGCTGCCAAAGTGCATCAAGCAAATGGCAATAAAACTTTGATACGGTGTTTGATTTTGACAGAGCCACctgattttaaatgtttcattcacaGACTTCAGGTCTAAACACTCCACACTACGTTGACTGATTTTCATTTTAGCATTCAACATCAAACAATTCACGTCATACAACTAAACATATAGCAtaacaaaactgtttgatttcatAATATAAAATGTTATAATATCACTGGCTGCTTTTGAGCTCATACACCACATCATATTAATCGAAacggctctgaaaatgaggtttaaGTGCTGATGACTTGTAGTATTTGACTCGTgtgtaataataacaaatgaccGATGGAGACAGGCATGTAACCACTGTttagaccagaggtgggcaattcaatttcctcaagggccacattagaaactgtaacgtTGTGAGTGCCagtcatgccaaaagaaagacagcgacgactgcaaaacatgatggaaaaatgtccaaaatatatactgaaGTAACTAAGGCTATTAAGAAGTGTAGATATACCATGAGTCCTATTGAAATATATccatttatatgcatttaatttgaatataaatcaactatggattAGATGTTCAAGATGgtaaaaaaatgatttcaaaatatattttcagtatgcCCTAAATGCATTTTGAGGATGGCCAAAAGAGCCAAcgaaaataagaaaatatttgtcttaaaaCAAGATCATCCTATACTTACTGCTGTAGTGGtcgtggtgactaaaagagaaagaacaaaaaagataGAAAAGTTAGGATATATTAGTTATAGTTGTTTTGCACCGGTGGCTGTTACCAGTAGACACGGTGGCTGTCACGTTATACGTGTTACAGATAAATCCATACCTCAGTTGACCTATATGGTTCGCAGAAAACTACTTAAGAGTAAGATTTCGAgtcaataaagaaaataaagttttgtgaTAGCTGCAACTTAGAAATGGCAGCTATGATTTAGCCTCGCTGCCTTTGTAGACTTTGTTTCTAAGCTTTGGTTTACAGACATAAGGCGTCTTCGTATGCCGACGTCAATGCATTGCTATCAAATATTCCTTAACACTCAACCACCTCCACCAGTGAAACGTACCAATTACTTCATGTTGTTCCTCTTATTCAGGATTTAAAAGTGACGTCTCTTCTCTGGTACACAATAACTAATAAAACGAATGCTGGCCAAACTAAGTGTTACATGAATAATGAGTTAATCCTGAGTGAGTTTTCGTTTTACCAGCTGAATTGAACTCGCTTGTTGTATTTGGTTTGAATTGAGGAGGTAAGAAATGAAAGGACGACCGGTTAAAAACAGacaataataatttattcattcatcagcTCGATATTTATGACCGGTAAACCAGTCGTCAGTGGGGTAGAAAAGCGTCCATTATTGCACCAgaaatattttggggaaaagCAGTTTCAATTATCTCACTGTAATTTTTCACACATCTAATGAGTGGAAAGACAAGGTCTAGATCAAGATTTCATGATGTGAAAAGTGCTGTAAACATGGACACAAGTAGAAACAAAAACCGTCAATGCAAGATTCCACCACATTAAAGTTCAGCACTCTTTTGTGATACACCTTTACAGCAAGTTGATTTCTTTTCTCACCGAGGTCACAGCATCAGGATCTTGTTTATCTCACAACCACCGACATTCAAGCTTCTTCAGATGTGAAGGACATGGACAAATATCGGCTAATAAATACCCGTAAGAAACCCTGATAGAGTTCctctggtcagcagcaggacAGAAACTATTTGGCTTCTGCAGTTACACCATCAAGACTACTTCATCTATAAGCATTTGGCAGTGACTATTTTCATTACCATCAATTAATATGATTCACAGCATCATTGTTTTTTAGCGCAGTTTGACTGTGGCGTCTCAGCGTTGCTCCAGTTGTCTTTGCTGTTGCACCATGGTTCTTTCTCTCCACCAAAATCCCACAACTCTTCTGGGTGTCGACTCCCTATCTTTAGCTCGACGGTGCTGCAGGTGAGGAGAAGGAAATGAAAGTTATCTATCGATGCTTTTCATGAGAACCACTGCGATGAGCGCCAACCTGTCTTCAGCCAGACTCGTGCAGTGGAGGTCAGACAGAGACGAAGATCTGAGCGCTGTATACTTTGAAGTCAGGAGCTCGTCCATAGAAAACACTGTGCTCAACGCTGAATGAGCTGGAAAGAGAATTTGTTACTAGCTGTGGTTTCTTTATTATTCTTAATTATTTCACATACTGGGCATAAAATGACATTGCAGATGGCCTGTTTACTATTATACATGTTTTCAGTcttattgtcaaataaatacCATGCACACTTACACTCACATGACTGTAAGGCACTATTTGAATTGGTCACTCGTGGATCACTACTTGGTTCTCCAAATGGACTTAAGTTGAGGAACTGCTGTTTGAGCCACAGAGCACGGTCTTCTTCAAAGGTTTtcctctaaaaataaaaacatatgagGCACCTAGTCATCAATATGGCAGTTAGTTAATAAGAAATTGATCACCTCGTGACTCAGTCGAATGGCTGCTTCAGTCaacctcttcctctccatctcaAAGCCCTTCCTCTGCTCTGTTAAACTCCTCCACTCTTCTCTGAGGTGATCTTTCTCCTGCTTCATGTGGCAGTCGCTCGCCAGGGACGATGACTCCTCATCGCAGGGAGAGCCAAGCTGCTGCTACAGGTGGATAAACACACTGATGTCTGCCTCATACAATCTGAACTCCCACAGGACAAAAACAGGACACTGACTCAACAAATGACCAGCATtgactgttttttcctttttacctGCAAAAGCTTCTGCTGTGCTTGGATCAAGTCTTTGCATTGCTGCACCTCCAAGTTCAGTCGACCCAGCTCCTGACTGGATTCTTGAGTGGCAGCCTCAGAAGCTTTTGTCTCATCCTCCTGGACTAAAGACACTGAGAAACAGAGAAGTGACATGTTTAATGGAAAATATATGGTTCATAGGCATAGTACACATTGGACCGAGTTGCTTTCACAGGTGTTGACAACAGTCCACAAGCAGTGTCACAGCCATCACGAACAACACTCAAGTCATTCAAGTCGTCGTGTCTTAAGTCAGTTCAAGCCCTGTGTCTTTAACTCCTAAGTCCAgatcaagtctcaagtctttcaCTTTTTGTCAAGTCAAGCAACAATCATCAACACAGCGTCTTCAGTCGACTCGAGTCTAaagattaatatttatttgaccGTGAAGTACATTATTTGTACAAGCACAACACATATCAACTACCGAACAACGCATTGCTCACCTTGGCTGTCCAGCCTCTCAACATGACTCTTCAATCTTCTCCACTGAAGTCGAATACTATTGGTCAGCTTCTCTCGACTACAAAGCAGCTCCATGTTTTCCTTATTGGAATCAATTTTGTCGTCCTCCTCCAAGCCAGCCTGACCAAAGCAAAGCTCGATATAACATAACACAGTATCATCATACCGTTTCATCCACAACACCAATGTGAAAACGGTTAAGACAGTTTCTAGTTAATGCAACCTGCTTGAGGCCGTCGTCGGAGGCATTCTCCTTCGATGACACCCTCTTGGAACTCATAAGCAACACCATGTCTTTCTTCATCTGCTGCAGCACTTTTCTCAACTCTGCATTTTCCAACATCAGTTCCCTCTGACGGTGGTCGTAATCAGTCAGCAGAGTTTTGTACATCTCCTCCTCGTGCCTAAGAATCGGACACACAACTGTATCATACAGACATGATACATGAACTCTCTTAAATGagtaataatacataaaaaatgacGAATAAAACGTCAATAAATGCGGCACTTTCTGCAGGTTTTGTGAGTTGTGGGACAGTGCTGGAGGGCCCTCTACTGACCGGCAGCCAGTGAAGGAGGCGATGGCTTACTTTGCTTCTGTCTTTTCAGTCCTCCACAGGCCTCTCTTCCCGTTAGCCCGACCAATGCTGCACGATATCTCCAAGGCTGAAAGAAAAAGCCACAGCCAGAGTCAGACCACAGCAAATTCCCGATAAGCATCAACTGAAAGTTGTCTCATTTTACATTGTTTCTTCTCCCTTTTATCCGCCAGCAGTTGAGTCAGCCGCTCCCTTAGTTTATTCAACTCGTGTTCTTTTCTCTTCATCTCGTGGTTGTACTGGATGGCCCGGCTCGatatgatgttctgaagcttgtgGACCTGCCGTGTTCGGGATCAGGATTGTTTCACTGGTCAAGAGATCAATTGCCCGGCAGCTTCGCTGGTGAACCACGCACCTCTTCTTTCTCGTCTTTGAAAGCATTCTGCAAGCTCTTCACTTTCGCCTGAAGTCGCCGTTCTCGCTCCAGA
It contains:
- the LOC128753950 gene encoding LOW QUALITY PROTEIN: vitellogenin-like (The sequence of the model RefSeq protein was modified relative to this genomic sequence to represent the inferred CDS: substituted 5 bases at 5 genomic stop codons), which produces MRVVVLALSLALVAPEFAAGKTYTYKYEALLLSGVPEQSTARAGLKVSSKVLISATSQNMLMLKLVEPEILEYSGMWPKDPMTKATKLTSALTSQLMTPIKFEYDHGVVGKMYAPAGVSVTVMNIYRGILNVLQLNIKKTQNVYELQEAGAQGVCKTLYAITEDEKAERILLTKTRDLDHCQERIVKDLGLAYTQTCAKCQQVSKSLRGATAYNYILKEVSSGVMILEATVNELIQYTPFTEVNGAAQMETKQSLVFVEITKGPIIPINAAYIHRGSLKYEFSNELLQTPIQMVRVRNIQSQVSPLLLVKSEDRFKSISDLSKSSRLXILQILDHLVVHNKERVHEDSPLKYMELVQYLRSAHFEDLEMIWNQFKHKPDYRXHVHLNVDVNDLWNSMSHHXFMYRKWIIDAVPSIGNEVALKFIKEKILANELTMAETAQALIASIHLVTANSAAIKEIESLLVNNKIIENQILREIVYLGYGTMISKHCVDKAVCPSELIKPIQEQLADAVAKDETRDIVLFLKVLGNAGLPTSIKPITKILPIHGTAATSLPMRVHSDAIMALRNIARKEPRMIQDLSLQLYMDKALHPELRMLACIVLFETRPPMGLVTTLANIVKNEENLQVASFTYSHMKSLTRSTTIPHASVAAACNVAIKILSSKLDRMSMRFSKAVHMDIFNTNYMVGAAASTFYINDAATILPRSVIAKATAYIAGAAADVLEFGVRTEGIQEAFLKNSAITENVDRITKMKRVIKAISDWRSLPVYPPLGSVYIKLFGQEVAFANIDKSWVDQAIAVSFNSVKELPDSXKSKQIVPQQIATGPSVENTARDIVKSLLSGISLNFIKPVLATEMRRILPTAAGLPMELSLYTAAVAGANVEFKAKATPSPPDNFRLSHLLKTNIELQTEMKPSIAMNSFAVMGINTEIIQAVVLSRASVNSFIPAKIEATLDIAEGHFKIVGLPVGSHEHFGYAHIETNAIVRNFEEPSGEKSTPVIPMKVVKTAEIISSRMVSNAASVVSXLFYQHEGNYFEVVFILPQSKSSEMVEPEIDSVVEPIIKNKREIFQKKYCAKVAVVGVKTCFKLERQNVASKKTIFNWLIGKNSIAWSMIPIEGKAVERLEMEVQVGAKAAEKLIKRINLSGEEEEEEAMPPVKPVLAKLKKILTPGLKNSTMSSSSSSSSHSSSSLGSKSSASSSSSRLSSKPVKPLSKRRSVSVSSSSRVSSKSSSSSSSRVSSSSRVGSKSSSSSSSSSSQVSSKSSSSSRSSLKRKSFKFSSESSLESLFTSSSSSSSSSSASIEPISKRVDNRQKFVRHHKKQMIRPKATSAEMSRSRSSASSFEAIYSKKKFLGKEVEPSLAIIFRAVRADQKVEGFEISAYLDKPAARLQIILAALAEENNWKFCADGIILSKHKVTAKFAWGAECKQYDTIIIAETGLLGPNPAARLRLAWTEIPSVVRRYANMVIKYIPEYIWADWIHGKELNSEKQLSLTLVATSDKTLELIGKTPTRTLYRLNLHLPIALPLDDMTGLVPFDDLSEKISFIMSKAGAAECRYEKETLTTFNKRKFKNEMPLSCYQVVAQDSTEEMKFMVLLKKDHVEQHHLNVKVADIDIDLYPRNSDMIVKVNGMEIPISNLPYQHPTARIQIRPRGEGISVIAPSLGLHEVYFGRNSWGVRVSDWMKGKTSGLCGRADGEIKQEFHTPYGRVTKSPVSFAHSWVLPAETCRDTSECRMKLESVMLEKQMVHHGQDSKCFSVEPVLRCLPGCFPVKTIPVTVGFHCQATATPVMPPARIYESSVDLRETAEAHMACSCTAQCA
- the LOC128763758 gene encoding afadin- and alpha-actinin-binding protein-like isoform X1, which translates into the protein MPEFPPDFKDVSCSSVECRSFPLRRLGQSSPHGNLELGSFCTELNVRECLSHISQEMTSLGLDSPWKETNTSSTGLDAVAVLNTMYDLVQLNRRSLQTLGSLEVEHVKTSSNAEFLQHTTTRLKEQIEVCKRENAGLLERERRLQAKVKSLQNAFKDEKEEVHKLQNIISSRAIQYNHEMKRKEHELNKLRERLTQLLADKREKKQSLEISCSIGRANGKRGLWRTEKTEAKHEEEMYKTLLTDYDHRQRELMLENAELRKVLQQMKKDMVLLMSSKRVSSKENASDDGLKQAGLEEDDKIDSNKENMELLCSREKLTNSIRLQWRRLKSHVERLDSQVSLVQEDETKASEAATQESSQELGRLNLEVQQCKDLIQAQQKLLQQQLGSPCDEESSSLASDCHMKQEKDHLREEWRSLTEQRKGFEMERKRLTEAAIRLSHERKTFEEDRALWLKQQFLNLSPFGEPSSDPRVTNSNSALQSSHSALSTVFSMDELLTSKYTALRSSSLSDLHCTSLAEDSTVELKIGSRHPEELWDFGGEKEPWCNSKDNWSNAETPQSNCAKKQ
- the LOC128763758 gene encoding afadin- and alpha-actinin-binding protein-like isoform X2, which produces MPEFPPDFKDVSCSSVECRSFPLRRLGQSSPHGNLELGSFCTELNVRECLSHISQEMTSLGLDSPWKETNTSSTGLDAVAVLNTMYDLVQLNRRSLQTLGSLEVEHVKTSSNAEFLQHTTTRLKEQIEVCKRENAGLLERERRLQAKVKSLQNAFKDEKEEVHKLQNIISSRAIQYNHEMKRKEHELNKLRERLTQLLADKREKKQSLEISCSIGRANGKRGLWRTEKTEAKHEEEMYKTLLTDYDHRQRELMLENAELRKVLQQMKKDMVLLMSSKRVSSKENASDDGLKQAGLEEDDKIDSNKENMELLCSREKLTNSIRLQWRRLKSHVERLDSQVSLVQEDETKASEAATQESSQELGRLNLEVQQCKDLIQAQQKLLQQQLGSPCDEESSSLASDCHMKQEKDHLREEWRSLTEQRKGFEMERKRLTEAAIRLSHERKTFEEDRALWLKQQFLNLSPFGEPSSDPRVTNSNSALQSCESHSALSTVFSMDELLTSKYTALRSSSLSDLHCTSLAEDSTVELKIGSRHPEELWDFGGEKEPWCNSKDNWSNAETPQSNCAKKQ